One Manihot esculenta cultivar AM560-2 chromosome 18, M.esculenta_v8, whole genome shotgun sequence genomic window carries:
- the LOC110606571 gene encoding F-box protein At3g12350: MAEMNSYSFADFPEDVQLCILSFLTPTEIANFACTSRRFSPLCQNDSKLWYAICDRRWGSKTQINKWGNGKISYKLLYKTLYKWENLTGFWRLCGQSKQRQSAGVKPPALVFFEWGPWFLSGSRVSPSQNGTYDVTKTPFLWMGISAEGQLLNYLDPDGNNDGLSGDLGFFEMDLIKVSVNFIGDIHFSIEENVGFAYSRSSGAANLKGEYGEDVSNELESGSPGSLEETSELYQYYANRTSPGADRSCRRQRRREKEKQGRKKWETEHFLKIVDSSSTPDRPLQGLWKGLCDDMKLEFYLVAYDGVGISCRRVGDLSDPLSSSTPVFWTSTPAFIVSPFSPEEEYLYSSRIHLRPPMKSGDVRWQCPLIDHEVVSRLMHINSSYDLVIPGLAGASANPWHVEGRIWQYKNGTFGFGFLRDNYIVDLKHIAQDGRLLDVMEHYCDR, translated from the exons ATGGCGGAAATGAATTCATATTCCTTTGCTGATTTCCCTGAGGACGTTCAGCTCTGTATCCTCTCTTTCCTAACGCCTACCGAGATTGCCAATTTTGCTTGCACATCGAGGCGGTTCTCCCCACTTTGCCAAAACGACAGCAAGCTCTGGTACGCGATCTGCGATCGGCGGTGGGGGTCTAAGACCCAAATCAATAAATGGGGTAATGGTAAAATCTCCTACAAGCTCCTCTATAAAACTCTCTACAAATGGGAGAATCTGACCGGATTCTGGCGCCTGTGCGGCCAAAGTAAACAGAGGCAATCCGCAGGAGTGAAACCTCCTGCGCTAGTTTTCTTCGAGTGGGGTCCTTGGTTTCTTTCTGGTTCTAGAGTCTCTCCATCTCAAAATGGTACATATGATGTAACCAAGACGCCGTTCCTGTGGATGGGCATATCAGCGGAGGGTCAACTTTTAAATTACCTTGATCCCGATGGCAATAATGATGGGCTATCTGGTGATTTAGGATTCTTTGAGATGGATCTGATTAAGGTTAGCGTTAATTTTATCGGGGATATACATTTTAGCATAGAAGAGAATGTGGGTTTCGCTTATTCAAGGAGTTCAGGTGCGGCGAATTTGAAAGGAGAATATGGTGAGGATGTCAGTAATGAGCTAGAAAGCGGGTCTCCGGGGAGCTTAGAGGAAACATCGGAGTTGTATCAATACTATGCGAATAGAACAAGTCCTGGAGCAGATAGGTCCTGCAGGAGGCAGCGgaggagagagaaggagaagCAGGGGAGGAAGAAATGGGAGACAGAGCACTTCTTGAAGATTGTTGATTCCTCGTCTACACCAGATCGACCATTGCAGGGATTATGGAAG GGACTTTGTGACGACATGAAGTTGGAATTTTATCTTGTAGCATATGATGGAGTTGGCATCTCTTGCCGAAGGGTTGGTGACTTGTCTGATCCGCTTTCTAGCTCTACACCAGTGTTCTGGACATCAACTCCTGCATTTATTGTGTCTCCATTCTCACCTGAAGAAGAATATCTGTACAGTAGTCGCATACATCTTCGTCCACCCATGAAATCTGGGGACGTACGTTGGCAATGCCCTCTGATTGATCACGAGGTGGTCTCTCGCCTTATGCACATCAACTCAAGTTATGATTTAGTTATCCCAGGCTTGGCGGGAGCTTCTGCAAATCCATGGCACGTTGAGGGAAGGATTTGGCAATATAAGAATGGGACATTTGGTTTTGGGTTTCTTCGGGACAATTACATTGTTGACCTAAAGCATATTGCCCAGGATGGTCGTCTCCTGGATGTAATGGAGCATTATTGTGATAGATAG
- the LOC110606696 gene encoding cilia- and flagella-associated protein 251, which yields MEDKTRPSNTPSNYVTLQQLQERWIKEQQRKLEKKEEEQSHTENLELQNEEKDPNPQVHPLKDAQENRRNSKRYNRHRNRNLTDTGFGGCPKENHLVSAVVEGHEGESTAKATKSNDLGDKKKKKWNKKLQKKGREKQEGAEEEEKEKTIKDREARSQGEYQEKVVREPRAQLVKSEENTLVMRYEKRRDARLDYRQKNTSVVEKSGGIVKNVVEVENAVEENQETPKIERKLEDLSIKNESKKEKEKTIKDREARSQGEYQEKVVREPRAQHVKSEENTLVMRYEKRRDARLDYRRKNTSVVETSGGIVKNVVEVENAVEENQETPKIERKLEDLSIKNESNSSETQNRVVNRRNNEHRGYTRIDNWTANRRYFGYRGYNGGVNRRNGQHGGSYGRFNHYAEQKGRSGGMVWVKKEEVADAGEGSEIKASATQ from the coding sequence ATGGAGGACAAGACAAGGCCCTCAAATACTCCATCCAATTACGTTACTCtccaacaactccaagaacgcTGGATTAAAGAGCAGCAGCGAAAGCTAgagaagaaagaggaagaacAGTCCCACACCGAAAACCTGGAGCTgcaaaatgaagaaaaagaccCTAACCCCCAAGTTCACCCCCTCAAAGATGCCCAAGAGAATCGAAGAAATTCCAAACGCTATAATCGGCACAGAAATCGCAATTTGACCGATACTGGTTTCGGTGGTTGTCCCAAGGAAAACCACTTGGTTTCTGCTGTTGTTGAAGGGCACGAAGGTGAGAGTACTGCCAAGGCGACGAAGAGCAACGATTTGGGagataagaaaaagaagaagtggAACAAGAAGCTGCAGAAGAAGGGGAGGGAGAAGCAAGAAGgggcggaggaggaggagaaggagaagacaaTCAAGGACAGAGAAGCTAGGTCACAAGGAGAATACCAGGAAAAAGTAGTACGCGAGCCACGCGCGCAGCTTGTTAAGAGCGAGGAGAATACCCTGGTGATGAGGTATGAAAAAAGAAGGGATGCGAGGTTGGATTATCGGCAGAAAAATACTAGTGTGGTTGAGAAGAGTGGTGGAATAGTGAAAAATGTGGTGGAAGTTGAGAATGCGGTGGAGGAGAATCAGGAGACTCCGAAGATTGAGCGAAAGCTTGAGGATCTCTCTATAAAAAATGAGAGTaaaaaggagaaggagaagacaaTCAAGGACAGAGAAGCTAGGTCACAAGGAGAATACCAGGAAAAAGTAGTACGCGAGCCACGCGCGCAGCATGTTAAGAGCGAGGAGAATACCCTGGTGATGAGGTATGAAAAAAGAAGGGATGCGAGGTTGGATTATAGGCGGAAAAATACTAGTGTGGTTGAGACGAGTGGTGGAATAGTGAAAAATGTGGTGGAAGTTGAGAATGCCGTGGAGGAGAATCAGGAGACTCCGAAGATTGAGCGAAAGCTTGAGGATCTCTCTATAAAAAATGAGAGTAACAGTTCGGAGACGCAAAATAGGGTTGTTAATCGCAGAAATAATGAGCATAGAGGTTATACTAGGATTGATAATTGGACTGCTAATCGCAGGTATTTTGGGTATAGGGGCTATAATGGTGGTGTGAATCGCCGTAATGGGCAGCATGGAGGAAGTTATGGGAGGTTTAATCACTATGCAGAGCAGAAGGGGAGAAGCGGTGGAATGGTTTGGGTGAAGAAAGAAGAGGTTGCTGATGCTGGTGAGGGGTCGGAGATCAAGGCTTCAGCAACTCAGTGA
- the LOC110607079 gene encoding uncharacterized protein LOC110607079 — protein sequence MIKTLNPYSTAKTAEIMSRYRPIAPKPELPSNSLGDTPSMSQKIRQSPYLRNLWPQLQARPTRTRKRGRATMSPPTIKRPRTHLLGFSSPNHVLSPARHLSLQGFVHGVSQLPISNLAGVSSRSENPVTAASDLVTLPLLPCQPSVPAVAPEISCMEPRKEVVIDLNTTVAEIPEEKDLLQQLQETLTTNVIAPLPIRPVGSTISVGCISEDPSSIPPLQLPKKPEEVEQEVECESLPAVISDSKYRVRLANSAYKEMVGQPECSWLDLMVTGDGRIGGSSCKRICGEVALHLPDSKVPTSSNGFSCWVRIEWGEEGKKKSINSFCDVIRLSCESKDYLFTWRFHTHNREGSQSSTTA from the coding sequence ATGATCAAGACCCTGAATCCCTACTCCACAGCGAAAACCGCTGAGATTATGTCAAGGTACAGGCCCATAGCACCAAAGCCTGAGCTTCCTTCGAACTCCCTGGGTGACACACCGTCAATGTCTCAGAAGATTAGGCAATCTCCTTACCTCAGGAATCTCTGGCCTCAATTGCAAGCCAGGCCTACTAGAACCAGAAAGAGAGGCCGAGCTACCATGTCTCCTCCCACCATCAAAAGACCACGAACCCATCTTCTTGGCTTTTCCTCTCCTAATCATGTGTTATCCCCTGCTAGACATCTCTCCTTGCAAGGTTTTGTTCATGGGGTTTCTCAGCTCCCTATTTCCAACCTCGCTGGTGTTAGTAGCAGGTCGGAAAATCCCGTCACAGCTGCTTCAGATTTGGTGACACTCCCTCTTCTTCCATGTCAGCCATCGGTTCCTGCTGTCGCGCCTGAAATCAGTTGCATGGAACCCCGTAAAGAGGTGGTCATAGATTTGAACACTACTGTGGCTGAAATCCCTGAAGAGAAGGATCTCCTGCAGCAACTACAAGAAACTCTCACCACCAATGTGATAGCACCGCTGCCAATTCGACCAGTTGGCTCAACAATTAGCGTTGGATGCATCAGTGAAGACCCAAGCTCAATCCCACCACTGCAACTTCCAAAGAAACCAGAAGAGGTTGAACAAGAGGTTGAGTGCGAGTCCCTGCCTGCCGTGATATCCGACTCCAAGTACAGAGTGAGGCTGGCAAATTCCGCCTACAAAGAAATGGTGGGACAACCAGAGTGCTCGTGGCTTGACTTGATGGTGACGGGAGACGGCAGGATTGGCGGTAGCTCATGCAAAAGGATCTGTGGAGAAGTGGCACTTCATCTCCCTGATTCAAAGGTGCCTACATCATCAAATGGTTTTTCATGCTGGGTGAGAATAGAATGGGGAGAGGAGGGGAAGAAGAAATCAATCAATAGTTTCTGTGATGTTATAAGATTATCCTGCGAGTCCAAGGATTATCTCTTCACTTGGAGGTTCCACACGCATAACAGGGAGGGCTCTCAGTCCAGCACTACTGCTTGA